A genomic segment from uncultured Desulfuromonas sp. encodes:
- a CDS encoding ABC transporter transmembrane domain-containing protein, producing the protein MQLFQHLGWFFRRYWLAYALALVMLLTVAVINMVIPWIIGHAVDHLLSGGDLATTRFDLLALLAAAVAVYLLRYGWRRMLFGTSYKLGNLLRQHFYLRLTRQGQSFYNQYSTGDLMARATNDIDAVEVAAGEGILSGFDGLLTFVAVLVMMFVFIDWRLAALAVIPFPFMGVGFYRLSKRIHGQFKESLDKFSRLNEQTQQAIMGIRMIKAMGREAIEVKHYNEIAEQAAESTYRVQRSEAEFQPIIQLSLGAAVLIVLLVGGWRIHSNNLTFGQLTSFTMYLTELIWPMYAFGWLMNILQRGNAAIERLEALFAQPDSIADLGQRFPAGYGLKVNNVTFHYPGSQHADLNGVTFQVAENQVLGIAGATGAGKSTLLQLVMRYWEPSSGTVRMAETPVQDLRLEQLRRQFAYVPQDAFLFSASIRDNVRMGRPDAEDDAVFEAARLAAVHEDILQFPEGYDTLVGERGVTLSGGQRQRISIARALISDAPILILDDALSAVDIHTEKIIIDHLRQRHGQTLLIVSHRLSAIERADDIIVLAHGEIIERGCYAQLVAEDGWFSRMADYQQMEQAMENVS; encoded by the coding sequence ATGCAATTATTTCAACATTTAGGCTGGTTTTTCCGCCGTTATTGGCTGGCCTATGCACTGGCGTTGGTCATGCTCTTGACGGTTGCCGTGATCAATATGGTCATTCCCTGGATCATTGGTCATGCGGTTGACCATCTCTTGAGTGGCGGTGATCTGGCAACAACCCGGTTTGATCTGCTCGCCCTGCTGGCGGCCGCCGTTGCCGTCTATCTGTTGCGCTATGGCTGGCGGCGTATGCTGTTCGGCACGTCCTATAAACTTGGCAATCTTCTGCGCCAGCATTTTTACCTGCGCCTGACGCGCCAGGGCCAGTCTTTCTATAACCAGTATTCGACGGGCGATCTGATGGCCCGAGCCACCAATGATATCGATGCGGTCGAAGTGGCGGCAGGAGAGGGGATTCTTTCCGGTTTTGATGGCCTGCTGACGTTTGTTGCCGTGCTGGTCATGATGTTTGTTTTTATTGACTGGCGACTCGCGGCGTTGGCGGTCATTCCGTTTCCGTTTATGGGGGTGGGTTTTTATCGGTTGTCAAAGCGTATTCATGGTCAGTTCAAAGAGAGTCTGGATAAGTTTTCGCGTTTAAACGAGCAAACCCAGCAGGCGATTATGGGCATCCGTATGATCAAGGCCATGGGACGCGAAGCGATAGAGGTGAAACACTATAACGAGATCGCCGAGCAGGCCGCCGAAAGTACCTATCGTGTCCAGCGTTCCGAGGCGGAATTTCAACCCATCATCCAATTGAGTTTAGGGGCCGCGGTCCTGATCGTTCTTCTCGTCGGCGGTTGGCGAATCCACTCAAACAACCTGACGTTTGGCCAGTTGACCAGCTTCACCATGTATTTAACCGAACTGATCTGGCCGATGTATGCCTTTGGCTGGTTGATGAATATCCTGCAGCGCGGTAATGCCGCCATTGAGCGGCTGGAAGCGCTGTTCGCGCAACCGGATTCCATTGCCGATCTGGGGCAGCGTTTTCCCGCCGGATATGGTTTGAAGGTGAATAATGTCACCTTCCACTATCCGGGCAGTCAGCATGCCGACCTCAACGGCGTGACATTCCAAGTGGCGGAAAATCAGGTTCTGGGGATTGCCGGAGCGACCGGGGCCGGTAAGTCGACCCTGCTGCAGCTTGTCATGCGTTATTGGGAACCGTCGTCAGGGACGGTCCGCATGGCGGAAACGCCTGTTCAGGACCTTCGCCTGGAGCAACTGCGTCGCCAGTTTGCCTATGTGCCGCAAGACGCGTTTTTGTTCAGCGCATCCATTCGCGACAATGTCCGCATGGGGCGACCCGATGCCGAGGATGACGCGGTTTTCGAGGCGGCTCGGCTGGCAGCTGTTCATGAGGATATCCTTCAGTTTCCCGAAGGCTACGATACTCTGGTTGGTGAGCGTGGCGTGACTCTGTCCGGTGGACAACGGCAGCGCATCTCTATTGCCCGCGCACTTATCAGTGATGCGCCGATCTTGATTCTCGATGACGCACTTTCCGCCGTCGATATTCACACTGAAAAAATCATTATCGATCATCTGCGGCAGCGTCATGGGCAAACCCTGCTGATTGTCAGCCACCGCCTGTCTGCTATTGAGCGTGCCGACGACATCATTGTGTTGGCCCATGGTGAAATCATCGAACGCGGTTGCTATGCCCAGCTGGTGGCGGAGGATGGCTGGTTTTCCCGTATGGCGGATTATCAACAGATGGAACAGGCGATGGAGAATGTCTCGTGA
- a CDS encoding cupin domain-containing protein has product METNLENSVIFDRGVINPYGKYFSGTSYLNMLTLEGVVTANVTFEPGCINNWHIHHAEEAGGQILLVTGGRGWYQEEGKEARELHAGDVVQIPAGVKHWHGAAKDSWFVHVAVEVPGVNGSTQWLEPVDVADYNALK; this is encoded by the coding sequence ATGGAAACCAATCTTGAAAACAGTGTGATTTTTGACCGTGGTGTCATCAATCCATACGGAAAATATTTCTCCGGAACCAGCTATCTCAATATGTTAACGCTGGAGGGGGTTGTGACCGCCAACGTGACTTTTGAGCCCGGTTGTATCAACAACTGGCATATTCACCATGCCGAAGAGGCCGGTGGTCAGATTCTGTTGGTGACCGGTGGCCGGGGCTGGTATCAGGAAGAAGGCAAGGAAGCCAGAGAGCTCCATGCCGGTGATGTTGTGCAGATTCCCGCTGGTGTCAAGCATTGGCACGGCGCGGCGAAAGACAGTTGGTTTGTCCATGTCGCCGTTGAAGTGCCGGGAGTGAATGGCTCAACCCAATGGCTTGAACCGGTCGATGTCGCAGACTACAACGCGTTGAAATAA
- a CDS encoding alpha/beta hydrolase, whose amino-acid sequence MKKLMTMMSLGVALSAGATASAAETPTWDKTFAKSNKVVHEKVSYPNRYGIIISADLYVPKQMDAAKKYPAILVGTPYGGVKEQGAGIYAKTMAERGFVAMAFDESYNGESSGEPRHLSSPDIFVEDFSAGVDYLGTRPFVDRDKIGVIGLCGSGAFAVTAAQVDHRIKAVATASMYDMSRVIRHGWKDTMTDEQRSQALDQLGEQSWQDFEKGQPLLPAGFPSEAADAIPEGLDPISSEFFEYYGMARGHHPRSHGPFTQTSNLAFMNFPLMNYITSISPRPILFIIGDKAHSRYFTEDAYKMAAEPKELYIVPGARHIDLYDDVTLIPFDKLTSFFTQALN is encoded by the coding sequence ATGAAAAAACTGATGACGATGATGTCCCTGGGTGTGGCGCTGTCTGCCGGTGCGACAGCCTCGGCTGCTGAAACGCCGACCTGGGACAAGACCTTTGCAAAAAGCAACAAGGTCGTTCACGAGAAGGTGTCCTATCCCAACCGCTATGGCATCATTATTTCCGCGGATCTGTATGTGCCCAAGCAGATGGATGCGGCGAAGAAATATCCTGCCATTCTGGTCGGCACCCCGTATGGCGGCGTTAAAGAGCAGGGCGCCGGCATTTATGCCAAAACCATGGCCGAGCGCGGTTTTGTCGCCATGGCGTTTGATGAATCCTACAACGGCGAAAGCAGCGGCGAACCGCGCCACCTGTCATCGCCGGATATCTTTGTCGAAGACTTTAGCGCCGGGGTGGATTATCTCGGTACACGTCCGTTTGTCGACCGCGATAAAATCGGCGTGATCGGTTTGTGCGGCAGTGGCGCTTTTGCCGTCACCGCTGCCCAGGTGGATCACCGGATCAAAGCGGTGGCTACGGCCAGCATGTATGATATGAGTCGGGTGATCCGCCATGGCTGGAAAGATACCATGACCGACGAACAGCGCAGTCAGGCGCTTGATCAGCTCGGTGAGCAGAGTTGGCAGGATTTTGAGAAGGGCCAGCCTCTGTTGCCTGCGGGATTCCCCAGTGAAGCGGCCGATGCGATCCCTGAAGGGCTCGATCCGATCTCCAGCGAGTTTTTTGAATACTACGGCATGGCGCGGGGCCACCATCCGCGCTCCCATGGTCCCTTTACCCAGACCAGTAATCTGGCCTTCATGAACTTTCCGTTGATGAACTACATCACGTCGATTTCACCACGGCCGATTTTGTTCATCATCGGTGACAAAGCGCATTCCCGTTACTTTACCGAAGATGCGTACAAGATGGCCGCTGAACCGAAAGAACTCTACATTGTTCCCGGCGCCAGACATATTGATCTGTACGACGATGTCACCTTGATTCCCTTTGATAAGCTGACAAGCTTTTTTACCCAGGCACTGAATTAA